The genomic window TTATAGCCCAATCAAAGTACCCACTAGATACGGTGCGGGGCTTGCCGCGCGATGCCCTTGAAACAACATGCCTCGAGAAATGAGAATCAATTGGTAAGATGGTTGATTTTTGCGTGTTAAAGCCTCTGTGAGCACATAATTTTTGAATCATGGCAATAAAAGTTCAAACTTAATAAGGAGATAATAGCAACACATCGACTGGGAGGTTTATATTTCATGGGAGGACATACTAAGAGCATGATGCACTTCAATGTTACATCGACATATCTAAAAAAGCATCAAAGTGAAAGTTGGATTCATATGTTACATGCGATACGATTGAAATAGTCTATGGTAAGTAGAGGGAATAGAAGACTGCCTTCTGACACTTGTAACGACGGTTGGCACCTGCAAAAGGGTAATCACAGTGCATTTGGATAGTGACATTTCTTGTAGTTCATATGGAAAATGTTTTTTAAGAGCACCTTATACATGCCAGTTTGTTTTTAGGCTTTGAGAAATAGAGTCATGTATGCACTGAGCTGAGACATTGATATTTTAGAAGGCCTAAAAACAGTTTCACTACAAAACAATAATGTTAACAATGTATATAGGTGTTGAAGCTAGTAATATAGGGAAAAAATATCATTACTCATCCGATGTCTATGAGGTCGGTGGTGTCGAGGCTCCTGCATCATTGAAGGCATCCTGTAGCAGACAGATTGATAGGATCTTATAGTGAAATTGGCATGCACATGAAGTGATATGCTTTTGAAAGGTAAGCAACAAACATTGCTGTTTTTACCTTTAAGCCATCGATATGATTTCTGTTGGGGGTTTATCCTTATCACTATCAGAAACAATAATCACTTTCTTTGCTATAGTAAAAGAGGCGAGCTGGTCCAGAAAGGATTTCACATGAACATAAAGGAGTGATGACCAACATTGCTCAACTTTAAGTTGTCGCTGGCATATCTTAAAAATTGAAGAATTGACGTCATCTACGATGATTATATTCAATAACACGGCTTTTGAACTGAGTAGATCATCCATAAAATTCCTAGTGAGTTGCCATTATGCTTTTGCTGTGCGACAAACCTTGAGTGAATCTATTGTGTTGTCCTCATCATCCGTAAATTTAAATGGATGAATTCCACCGCCGATCATTTTGGTAGCCTCTTCGAGCATGTATCTTCTGTTGATGGTAAGAGCTAAATTCATTGAAAAGGGGTAAGGCTCCACAAGATTACCACAATATGTGGTCAATAAATTTTTTGAGATTGATATGTAATTTAACTGTAACCCATGGAAGGCCCTTCATTAtcgaatcatcatcatcatccatcttGTTGACACGTGTTGCTATGCCTCTGCATGTCATGCCTTAAGCGAACcaaacctgtggttggatggttaggaggacaatggtATATCCAGCCCACCAGGATTCAAGTGTTAAACTTGATATTGGTGCTCGCATTTTACTGAATTTATCTCAGACTTTTCTGGCTGTGGAGATTGACGTCGTGTCTTAAAACAAAACTAAAATGAACATATTTTTTTTGAGTATCATTAAAATGAAGATATAAATATATGCATGAGCCCGGCCCGTTAGCGCTGCCTAGCTCGCCTCCTTCCGAAATGGGCCAGCCCGCCTAGCGCTTCGGGGAGGAGGAGCTCGCTGGCCGGCATCTCTCGATGACTTGGCGTCACCAAACCCTACCACGCAAGAGGTCAAAAAACCCCGGGGCTTAAACAAACCCTTCCTTCCAGCCGCCGCCACTATATGCTTATCTGCCTCCGACGAGGCCTCTCCCTCCTCCGGCAGCGCCAGCccccgccccgcctcctcctccacctctccgcCGAGCCCATGGGCGACCCGGCCGTCGCGCCGGACGCGCCCTACCTGGACGCGGTGACGCAGAAGCGGATCCGCATCTTCGAGGAGATCCAGGCCAGGCAGGCCCTCGAGCGCCTCAACATCGGCGGCGACTCCATCAGGTTTGCATCCCTTCCCGCCGACACATATGACTAGCGGGGAGCAGAGGACCCGGGCTCGAGTCTCCGCTCCCCCGCGGCGTGTTTCTTCTTCTTTAAAAACATGGCCTCGTTCTTTATCTGTATGTATAATCAGCGCGTATGTTCAATAGGGAGTGGTTGAGCTGCAAACTAATCGCGTAGCCGCATGATGGCAGAATCCGATTTGTTGTTAGGCGCATGCGTTCTCTGCTACAGATTTCAGATCATCTTCAcaattagtagtagtttacttgCTTGTTTCCCGCAGCTAGCATACCTTTGTTGGGAGTTCTGAATTCAAGTGCACACGATTAGTTTCCAGCTTGTGTAATAATAATGTTGGTTCCTGCTTGCAATGCCATGCAGAGTAACTTTGCCTGATGGCGCGATAAAGGAAGGCAAGAAGTGGATATCGACCCCGATGGATATCGCCTCGGGGATATCAACTGGGTTGGCGGCTAGCTGCCTGATAGCTCAGGTGAACGGCGTGCTCTGGGACATGACGAGGCCGTTGGAAGGCGACTGTGACCTGAAGCTGTTCAAGTTCGACAGCAACGAAGGGCGTGACACGTTCTGGCACTCGAGTGCTCATATTCTTGGAGAAGTGAGTCAAAACGTCCTGGATATCTATCTCTGAGCGCAGTTTTTCTTTACGGCCAAATTGTGTGTTAGTTGCAtagtcttttttttttctttttctcatgTCTCTGTTATTGTTCAttctcaattcaagttttttctaATTGAAGAAGATGTTTGTTTGCAGTCTCTCGAGAGGGTGTATGGCTGCAAGTTGTGCATTGGACCTTGTACTACAAGAGGAGAGGTATGGGATCACTCAAGTTTTGGGGTTGGGGCATGAAAATATGCTAGTCCTATTTTTTCAGTGTTCTAATGACTTGACACTTTGCCTGTTAAGGGTTTTTACTACGACGCCCACTACAAGGACTTGACACTGAATGATACACACTTTGGCCTCATTGACAAGCAAGCTAAAAAGGCTGTTGCGGTATGCTATCATAGTTTACTTAATTCTTTTTTACTCAAGTTTTTGCCTACCCTTAATTTGTGGCCACTGCCGAACAATGTACTTTTTTTAAACTAGTGTCTTATCTCTGTGACATAACTAAACTCCTTCTTTAACAAGCGCTTTCCAACTCAACTTGATGCAGGAGAAGCAACCATTTGAACGCATTGAAGTCTCCAGAGCAGAAGCTCTTGAAGTTTTTGCGGAAAATGAATTTAAGGCAACCTTCATCATACATATCTCCCTTCCTTTGATCTTTTATATCTAAATATCAAAGTCTTCCTATGTCACCTTGAGACGCCATGTTCGTTTTCTTGAATATGTTTAACCATACATTCAGGTTGAAATAATTAACGAATTGCCCGAGGACAAGACCATTACAGTATACAGATGTGGTCCTTTGGTCGACCTCTGCCGTGGCCCGCACATCCCAAATACTTCCTTTGTTAAAGCTTTCGCTTGCCTCAAGGTATTTTTCTTCTTTGGTTATCCATTGAACTCCCAAGTTTTCTTGATGATATTAGATACTTAAGTTTGATGTGTAAATATAGGCTTCAGCATCATACTGGAGAGGAAAAGCAGACCGTGAGAGCCTGCAGAGAGTATATGGAATCTCCTTCCCTGATTCTAAACGTCTCAAGGTAATTTGAGTATCTTTGTTGATTTGGAAACTGGAAAATTGTGTACGCACAAGGATATGTCATGCAATTTTCATAGAATATGTTCCTTTAGTTTTTAGCTAGCATCTTTCTTCCCTTTTAACATGCATTGTGGTGGCTTGATTTGCACAACACTGCTACATCAGCTGTGTACAACTTTCCTATATCCCTGTGAAAGCATATGCCTTTTTATTGGTTACTTCAAACAAGTTTCTTGTATTAATAAAAGGGATTTTTACACTCTTGCTCTTAATTGGTTCTCTCTCGATGGTTTTATCCTTAGTTTTCGAATGTGCACAGTTTTGGTGCTGTTACAGAAACACCCTTCCGTGCGGTTTCCGTCTAGTCAGAGGCGTTTGACCGTGACTGCGCTGTGTTTAGGACTGTTTTGCCCCTCCGTGCTGAGTCACTTACAGATGGGCCTCGTGTGAAGAAGGAAAAACAAAGAAGTATCCTGCCATGAATGCCCAGTGCCACCCTTCTCGGCGCACTGGCTGCTCTCATTACCACCCTTTATTAGCCCTGCTGCTGACAACCAATTCCCATTCCCAAATCTTccttctctcaaaccctagctcTGCATACCTCTGCCGGCCTGCGGCCATGGTCCGCAGCTTAGTCCTTCCCCTGGGCGAGCCAGTCGTCTGCATCTCTACGCGTGGTGATTCTTAGCTAGTTTGTTCAGATTGTGTGAGTGGCGTGTGTGTTGGAGGTGTGGATGTTTTGCCCCCCTCTCTGTACTTTTCTTTCATCTTAATGAGATGATCAGTAGCTTGCTTGTATGTTGGAGAAAAAAAAACTGGTTAGATAATGAAGGTTTCTGTCCTCAATTTTAATTTTAGTCATACTCATAATTCTTTTGATTTTCAAACCATAAACAACCTATTCTGTTTTTCATACAAGTTTTGCTTTTTATAATCTGCAGGAATATCAACATATGATAGAGGAAGCTAAGAAACGCGATCATAGGTTACTAGGGCAGTCCCAGAAACTCTTCTTTTTCCATCCACTTAGGTACCTTCGCATTTTTCCTATCTGATCTTGTTCCTTTTCATATCTTTATTTTCTAGATCTTTACTCACCGGCCTGCTGTTAGATAGCTCTTGACAAAACTTTGCAACTATGCAGCCCAGGTAGCTGCTTCTTCCTTCCAAATGGCGCTATAATATATAACAAATTGATGGATTTTTTGCGCAAGGAGTATAGAGAGAGAGGCTACCAAGAGGTTGGTTTTaattcgtactccctccgtcccaaaatataagagcgtttttgacactactagtgtcaaaaacgctcttatattttgggacggagggagtaataattatCCTAGATCATCGATAGTTGAACTATGCCTTTTGTTTTTCTATTCCTTATGTGTGTTTATTTAGGTTCTGAGTCCAAATATTTACAACATGCAACTTTGGGAAACCTCTGGACATGCTGCAAACTACAAGGACAACATGTTTGTTTTTGAGGTAAGCACATTTGCAGATACCAAAAGAAAATCATAAGCGTGATGATCTAGATTATATGGGTGTCGTGGTCTGACCTTTATGGGTGCTTGTTTTTTCTTGTGCAGATCGAGAAACAAGAATTTGGCCTTAAGCCAATGAATTGTCCTGGCCATTGCCTAATGTTTGGACACGAGGTTCGATCGTATAGAGGTAAATCCTCTCTTGCTGTTTAGATTCCTTAATGATATCTTGGTCAAGGTAAAAATGCAGTTATCCTGCATGGTTAAAAATAAAAATGCAAGGTATTAAAACTAGGTCTAGTAGGCCATACATACTAGGTACCCTCACTGGTTATTAGAAAAAGCGCGTGCTAGGCCGAGTGCAATGATTACACACATAGCTGCTTCAAGGTGGCGCAACCTATATAGTGACCAGTACTGGTTTCTTAGTTTCAGTACCTTGCAAAATTGCAATGGTGGTGGTCATAAAGCTTATTCCTTTCTGAAGTATTTTTCATGTAAGATTATCTATTTTATTGGTACTGTGAGTTGCGTACTTATTATTTAGCAGTCAGTGCTTTATTACATTGTCATTTTGGTGAACTGTTCTTTAATGCGAAATCTCATGATATTCAATTGCATGCAGCAACTAATTCACCCAAAACCTCAAATTGATTGAGAAAAGTTGGCACTATGGTTATGTTCAGTTTGACAAGCTTGCCGTACAAAATATTGGTATTTGGCcaaggttttggttgcccatgagttGGCCAGTGTTAGCAAAAAAAGAACTATAGTTGGCAAAGAGGCATTGACATGGGCACGCAACCAATCCAAACAAATATTTGTAAAAAAAAAGCTGGATTTTGCCCTGCATAATATACTGTTGTAGGCATGAGATGAGAGATCGATGTAGGCTACAAGAATTTTGAGAAAACTTCGTTGGCCGGGCCTTGAATTCAAGGTCTCTTGGCTCTGGTACCATATTGAGTTGCATGCACCAAGGTTCACCCAAAAGTTTGAACTGATAGAGTTAGGCGGGCATCGTATTGACACAGTGCGCACCAATCCAGCATTTTAGGTGTGCATCTCTTCTTTGGGTAGAAGAACCTGGGCCCAAGATTACAAAGATGATTAGTTTTGCATCCGATGTCCAATAAATGTCAAGTACTCAAATCAAGCAAACCTCCACATTCACAATTTGAAGTATTAGAGGGAATTAATTGGGCTTCTCTAATACTCCTAGTGGGAATTCTGTCTGCTGCTGTAAGGTGGATTTGATCAGTTGTGCTAATTCTAGCAAATTTGTTTAATGAAATGCTGCAGAGTTGCCTCTCCGCATGGCTGATTTTGGAGTTCTGCACAGAAATGAACTTAGTGGTGCACTTACAGGTTTGACACGTGTCAGAAGATTCCAACAGGTAAAGTCTAATGTGATTCCATGGATCTTTAGTTTCCAAGATAAAAAGAGTTACTATTTCTGATTAGCTCCATACTTAGATCATCGTTTTGTTTTATGTTCCTTTCAGGACGATGCCCATATTTTTTGCATGGAGAGCCAAGTAAGTTTGTGATACATAGATTGTCCCTTTTTGATGCTACTGGAATTATATTATGCTTCATTGTAAACATTTTTGCTGCATGATTACACAAATTCagcctctgtgtgtgtgtgtgtgtgtgtgtgtgtgtctgttgtAAGGGTTCTTaccccttctttttcttcttagtaCAATGATGATACGCAGCTCTCCTGCGAATTTGAGATTTTTTTTTACACAAATTCATGCTGTGTGGGATATTTCCAGCAGGTTTCAATATTTTCACATCCCACAGGCAGTAGTTGTATTGTAGTTTGGATTAGTTTAGCAATTGAGCTGGTTTGTGAGTTTGTGTTATTGCACACCAATTTAAGTTATTTTGATGGTGCAGATCAAGGATGAAGTTCGGGCTTGCTTGGAGTTCATTGATTATGTTTATAAAATATTTGGGTTTGAATATGAGCTGGAGTTATCAACGGTAATAGTAATCTCATCCTTTTATGTACTGATAACATCTGCAGCAACTTTTAATACATATTTGACAATTCTCATGAAATGGTGATGCTGAAAGGTTGCAACTTCACTGTACTGAATGAACTAAAattataaaatactccctccgtcccaaaataagtgatgtGGTTTTAATTCAAATTGAACTAAAAGCACGTCACTTATtttagaacagagggagtacattttagTAGACAGCCTTGTTTGATTGCTTCCTTCTCTTTAGCACATATTTGATAAACCACGACTGAAGTTGAATCATAACATCATGCATATATATTGACAGTATTAATATGGCACTTTATCattattttaatattttccctTATGATCGTACTGAAAATCTTAGTAATGATGCATCGCGGTATTCATAGTCACATTTCTCCTTTTATTATGTTTGTGGAATATATTTGTGGGTCAGTTATAGGTTGATGAACCGCTGGCCTGGTTAATGAAATGCCTATCGATCTCTCTTTTGGCATTCTAGGCTTCTAACACTATAGTCAGTTGATGCCATGTCATCCTTTCTCTGTGGGACTGTGCACATTTTCCTATCTTTGGTGTGTACAGTAATATGTAATCAATTCTCAGCATGTTGAAGAATACATATGAACATGTGAATATTGTTAAAGATGATAGAGAGCAAAATGGCTACTCCCAACTATTCATCTCGTTCCACTAGCatatcctactccctccgtttggaaataactgacgtggttttagttcattttttttgaggggacgtgGTTTTAGTTcataagaagttgatccccactaacTCAATTCTCTTAACATGCAACTATGCCAACTCACCATGTCACCATGCATTCCCCACTAACATTAATTCTCTCGACATGCAACTATGCCAACTCACTGTGTCACCATGCATGAAAATGACCCACCTTAACAAGGACCATGCATGCTACTCATATTCAATAAACATTCTACATTTCTTTTTATATCAAATATAACAAATTATATGTACTTTAGTTTCAGTTTCCGTATTGCTAATCCAAATACTAAAGTTTCATACTGCCAAATCTCATAGAAATAACTGCATAAACCTATCTCTGGGCTCTCCCTGTTAACATATGCACTACATAATACTCCATCTAATATATGGTATGAATGTTTACTTTTTCAGAGACCAGAGAAGTATTTAGGTGACATTGAGACCTGGAACAAAGCAGAGCAACAACTGACAGAAGCATTGAATGAGTTTGGGAAGCCATGGAAGGTACCTTTGCAGAGTTGTTTTACCCATAATTTTCCCATCACCCATTGCTGCTAGATGTGCATTTATAGCATCTAGTACTTCCAAGGAATGCTTGATTTATGGCTTAGTTGCatctaagcttaggcaaagtgtgacTTACCACCAAGGAGTGgctaacaaaatccacacaagtgGGCAATATTCTGGAAAAGGTTATATGCCACATGGACTGTGTGAACAATTAAGTGTGGCAAGCTACAGTTGTGGTGCAAACCAAGAACAAACCTAAGACAGGGAAGTGTGTCCAGGAACCAAACAGGGTGGATACCAGATATCTGTTTTTGCGTTATATTTCAGAGTGATATCTGATACCTGTAGAAAGAATGTGAAAAACAACTCAAGGTCATTTACAGAAAGAACAGCAAAATATAAGCAGGATACAAAAGGTTCACTTACTGGGGTATTTTCTTGCAACCTCAAGTTACGAATGCTAATATTGAATTTTATCTTTAGTTTGTCTTGTGACTGATCCGGTTTGTATCAGCAGTAGCGTATTTACCACAGTGTTGTAGTTGCATTGAAAGAAACTTGCATGCCTGGCTGTTTGTTAAGCCATGATTCTGTCAATTCTTACTTAGATATCCATGTGCAGATAAATGAAGCAGATGGTGCTTTCTATGGCCCGAAAATAGATATTGGTGTGTTTGATGCCCTCAAGAGGAAATTTCAGTGTGCAACTCTACAGGTTCGCTTTTATGTTATGTTGACATCAACTATAGAGAATATAATTGTCTTCTATTTAACCCTTGTTGTCTGTTGCAGCTCGATTTTCAGCTGCCACTTCGCTTCAAGTTGACTTATTCTGCAGAGGATGAAGCCAAGCTTGAGAGGCCTGTAATGATACACAGGGCAATACTAGGATCAGTTGAAAGGATGTTTGCCATTCTTTTGGAGCACTATAATGGTAAATGGCCGTTGTGGTTAAGCCCCCGACAAGCCATTGTTTGCTGTGTATCTGCCAATTCACTAACATATGCAAAAGAGGTAAATGTGATTTCACAATGTATGTAAATTTGGACGTGTTTACATTACAATAGGACACAAAGTGACTAATCGATTTGCTTCTCATTCTCAGGTTCATGCTCAGATACGTGCAGCTGGTTTTCATGTTGACATTGACATGACTGATAGAACAATTCAAAAGAAGGTAATCAGATCCTGACTTTTAGTGCACTTTCTTACCTTCTGTTGTAGTATGTGCTTATTTTGTTTGTCTGAACTTTCTGAATGGAAAATATGGATTATTTGCAGCGTTGTGGTATACACTAATTTGATTGTTGGACTGAATGTACTGTATCGTTTTCTCCTTTATCACGCATCTAATATAGTTCAACTAGCAAAATGCCTGTGCTTTGCTGCGGATATAGTATACTTTATCGATCATAATAAGTTACCACCAATTCCCATTTAAATACTACTGTATTATATATAGTAAAGTAAAGATTGGTGGGTTGTCCATGTACCTCACAATTTTCTAAAAGAACTCCCAGTGAAACATATGAATTCACAGATGTCGAGAATATATTAAACACATTTATCTGCAAAAATAACACCTCTGCATCTTTTTAAAATTATTACTCCCTCCGAATCaaattttgttattattattattattattattattattatcattattatgATTATTGAAGTTCCCAAGTACACAACTGAAATATCACAAAATTTGCATCCTTCAAATCATCATTGCAGGTGCGGGAGGCTCAGTTAGCCCAATTCAACTATATTCTAGTCGTCGGCGCAAAAGAGGCAGAGTCTGGAAAGGTTTGACTTCTCCCACCCTCGTAAAAAAAGGCCATTGCAGATTAAACCTAGCATGTCTGTTTTATTTGTTGGGAAACCTTGAAAGGTTAGGCTGATATAATCGGCTATTTTATTTTATGAATCTATCTCACTATAGCATGGAATATCTATTACTAGTATTAGCAAGGGTTAATTTGTATCTATAATCTCCCCTGCTGCCGTTATTGGTAATTTTAGGAATTAGTATTAGCAAGGGTTATTTTGTATCTATAATCTCCCCTGCTGCCGTTATTGGTAATTTTAGGAATTGCATTCAGCGTGCATGGACCAATGCATTAGGTGCTTGTTTATATattaaagctgctgccttgtgagcGTGAGGACACATGTGTATTCTGTGAATGGTAAATCATGTACCAGGCCACGTTTGACTGGGGTTTTACTGTTGGAAGACTAAAACTGACCATACAGTTTACATCAGCAATTATTTGTTGTAGTTCATCTGCTTGCCTGATTTTGCCTGCCCTCGTACTGATTTGATTTAGCGCACTGATTATGGTTCCATATGAAATGCTGAATTATCTTAATGATCTGTACTGTTGCAGGTCTCTCTGAGGGTAAGAGACAGGGCAGACCTATCCACAGAGAGCATTGCTGACGTCATTGCACGTTTTAACGACGAAGTTGCGTCTTTCCAGTGATTTTTAAGTCGCATCATCTTTTTTTTGTCCAAGACATCTACTGCACAACCCACATTGTAATTTGGTGAAGTGAGGTGAATGAAAAATCATGATATTCTTGTTCATGTTGTCACATGTACATTAACTGCCATGATGTATCAATTctataagggcctctttgattcgaagGATTTTCATGGGGATTGGAATCCTTGGGAGTTGTGCCTATTTTGTTAGAATAGTAGGATTGAATCTTATTTGGGAAAAAACATTTATGTTTCCTGTGGTACAACAAATCCTGTAGTACTAGAGTGGTCAGCACATTCTAACCCTGTGTATTTCATTCTTTCTATTCCTTCATTTTTTGCTATCCATCCAGTTGAAGAGGCCCTAAATATGCGGTAACCCTTTCAGCCTCTGACTGATTTTCTTAGAATTGAAATGTGGAAAATGATGGGAATGGCTTAAACGAATGCAATCGGATAGGCCTTGGCTGGGGCTGCCTATGGGGAGGTCACTCTGATTGCATTCAAGGTAGTTATGCACATTTCCCTATCTTTGACGAAAACATCTTGTGACATAGGATAATTGTTGTACT from Triticum aestivum cultivar Chinese Spring chromosome 3B, IWGSC CS RefSeq v2.1, whole genome shotgun sequence includes these protein-coding regions:
- the LOC123068568 gene encoding threonine--tRNA ligase, mitochondrial 1 — its product is MLICLRRGLSLLRQRQPPPRLLLHLSAEPMGDPAVAPDAPYLDAVTQKRIRIFEEIQARQALERLNIGGDSIRVTLPDGAIKEGKKWISTPMDIASGISTGLAASCLIAQVNGVLWDMTRPLEGDCDLKLFKFDSNEGRDTFWHSSAHILGESLERVYGCKLCIGPCTTRGEGFYYDAHYKDLTLNDTHFGLIDKQAKKAVAEKQPFERIEVSRAEALEVFAENEFKVEIINELPEDKTITVYRCGPLVDLCRGPHIPNTSFVKAFACLKASASYWRGKADRESLQRVYGISFPDSKRLKEYQHMIEEAKKRDHRLLGQSQKLFFFHPLSPGSCFFLPNGAIIYNKLMDFLRKEYRERGYQEVLSPNIYNMQLWETSGHAANYKDNMFVFEIEKQEFGLKPMNCPGHCLMFGHEVRSYRELPLRMADFGVLHRNELSGALTGLTRVRRFQQDDAHIFCMESQIKDEVRACLEFIDYVYKIFGFEYELELSTRPEKYLGDIETWNKAEQQLTEALNEFGKPWKINEADGAFYGPKIDIGVFDALKRKFQCATLQLDFQLPLRFKLTYSAEDEAKLERPVMIHRAILGSVERMFAILLEHYNGKWPLWLSPRQAIVCCVSANSLTYAKEVHAQIRAAGFHVDIDMTDRTIQKKVREAQLAQFNYILVVGAKEAESGKVSLRVRDRADLSTESIADVIARFNDEVASFQ